In the Pseudomonas sp. DTU_2021_1001937_2_SI_NGA_ILE_001 genome, one interval contains:
- the htpG gene encoding molecular chaperone HtpG, whose protein sequence is MSVETQKETLGFQTEVKQLLHLMIHSLYSNKEIFLRELISNASDAVDKLRFEALAKPELLEGGAELKIRVSFDKDSKTVTIEDNGIGMSRDDVIAHLGTIAKSGTADFMKNLTGDQKKDSHLIGQFGVGFYSAFIVADQVDVFTRRAGLPASEGVHWSSKGEGEFEVANVEKDERGTRIVLHLKSGEEEFADGWRLRNIVKKYSDHIALPIELPKQQAAAEGEEAPAEEWETVNRASALWTRPRTEIKDEEYQEFYKHIGHDFENPLSWSHNKVEGKLEYNSLLYVPARAQFDLYQREAPRGLKLYVQRVFIMDQAESFLPLYLRFIKGVVDSNDLSLNVSREILQKDPIIDSMKSALTKRVLDMLEKLAKNEPEQYKSFWKNFGQVLKEGPAEDFANKEKIAGLLRFASTSDESGEQSVSLADYLARAKEGQDKIYYLTGESYAQVRNSPHLEVFRKKGIEVLLLTDRIDEWLMSYLTDFDGKGFVDVARGDLDLGKLDSEEDKKAQEEVAKEKEGLVERLKTALGESVSEVRVSHRLTDSPAILAIGEQDLGLQMRQILEASGQKVPDSKPIFEFNPAHPLINKLDGEPDEDRFVELSHILFDQAALAAGDSLKDPAAYVRRLNKLLVELSV, encoded by the coding sequence ATGAGTGTGGAAACTCAAAAGGAAACCCTGGGCTTCCAGACCGAGGTAAAGCAACTGCTGCACCTCATGATCCACTCGCTGTATTCCAACAAGGAAATTTTCCTGCGCGAGTTGATCTCCAACGCTTCGGATGCCGTCGATAAGCTGCGCTTCGAGGCGCTGGCCAAGCCTGAGCTGCTCGAAGGTGGTGCCGAGCTGAAGATTCGCGTCAGCTTCGATAAGGACTCCAAGACCGTCACCATCGAAGACAACGGCATCGGTATGAGCCGCGACGATGTGATCGCTCACCTGGGCACCATCGCCAAGTCGGGCACTGCCGACTTCATGAAGAACCTCACCGGCGACCAGAAGAAAGACTCGCACCTCATCGGCCAATTTGGTGTGGGCTTCTATTCGGCGTTCATCGTCGCCGACCAGGTCGACGTGTTCACCCGTCGTGCCGGCCTGCCAGCCAGCGAGGGCGTGCATTGGTCGTCGAAAGGCGAGGGCGAGTTCGAGGTGGCCAACGTCGAGAAGGACGAGCGCGGTACCCGTATCGTGCTGCACCTCAAGAGCGGCGAAGAAGAGTTCGCCGACGGCTGGCGTCTGCGCAACATCGTCAAGAAGTATTCCGATCACATCGCCTTGCCCATCGAGCTGCCCAAACAGCAGGCTGCAGCAGAGGGTGAAGAAGCGCCGGCCGAAGAGTGGGAAACCGTCAACCGTGCCAGCGCCCTGTGGACCCGTCCGCGTACCGAGATCAAGGATGAGGAATACCAGGAGTTCTACAAGCACATCGGTCATGACTTCGAGAATCCGCTGAGCTGGAGCCACAACAAGGTCGAAGGCAAGCTGGAGTACAACTCGCTGCTGTACGTACCGGCTCGTGCACAGTTCGACCTGTATCAGCGTGAAGCACCTCGTGGCCTGAAGCTCTACGTGCAGCGCGTGTTCATCATGGACCAGGCCGAGTCGTTCCTGCCGCTGTACCTGCGCTTCATCAAGGGTGTCGTGGACTCCAACGACCTGTCGCTGAACGTTTCCCGCGAGATCCTGCAGAAGGATCCGATCATCGACTCGATGAAGTCGGCACTCACCAAGCGCGTCCTGGACATGCTGGAGAAGCTGGCCAAGAACGAGCCCGAACAGTACAAGAGCTTCTGGAAGAATTTCGGTCAGGTGCTCAAGGAAGGTCCCGCCGAAGACTTCGCCAACAAGGAGAAGATCGCCGGCCTGCTGCGTTTCGCCTCGACCTCCGACGAGAGCGGCGAGCAGAGCGTGTCCCTGGCCGACTACCTGGCTCGCGCCAAGGAAGGTCAGGACAAGATCTACTACCTCACCGGCGAATCCTATGCGCAGGTGCGTAACAGCCCGCACCTGGAAGTATTCCGCAAGAAAGGCATCGAGGTGCTGCTGCTCACCGATCGTATCGACGAGTGGCTGATGAGCTACCTGACCGACTTCGACGGCAAGGGCTTCGTCGATGTGGCGCGGGGTGACCTGGACCTGGGCAAGCTGGACTCCGAAGAGGACAAGAAGGCCCAGGAAGAAGTCGCCAAGGAGAAGGAAGGTCTGGTCGAACGCCTGAAGACCGCCCTGGGTGAATCGGTGAGCGAAGTGCGCGTCTCGCACCGTCTGACCGACTCTCCGGCGATCCTGGCCATCGGCGAGCAGGACCTCGGCCTGCAGATGCGTCAGATCCTCGAGGCCAGCGGCCAGAAGGTTCCGGACTCCAAGCCGATCTTCGAATTCAACCCGGCCCACCCGTTGATCAACAAGCTCGACGGCGAGCCGGACGAAGACCGCTTCGTCGAGCTGTCGCACATTCTCTTCGATCAGGCGGCCCTGGCCGCTGGCGACAGCCTGAAGGACCCCGCCGCCTACGTGCGCCGTCTGAACAAGCTGCTGGTCGAGTTGTCGGTGTGA
- a CDS encoding GntR family transcriptional regulator, whose amino-acid sequence MKAAPEPDISPDRKVVLGDTLRRRILSMELAPGAVVDELALCDEFGLSRPPVRELLRQIAAEGYIELEANRAPRVAAMSHESLHSFFLAAPLVYIATTQLAALHASAAEIEKLRAIQAQFRQAIEAKDVENRIIYNDEFHLEIGKMAHNDYLMPSLRRLLIDHARLGKTFYRHPTSPDMQQDLELACAQHDQMIEAIERRDPQAAAEIVREHFELSRRRMAEYAAPVGVEVMLVY is encoded by the coding sequence ATGAAAGCCGCCCCCGAACCTGATATTTCTCCCGATCGCAAGGTCGTGCTCGGCGACACCTTGCGTCGGCGCATCCTCAGCATGGAGCTGGCACCGGGCGCGGTGGTCGATGAGCTGGCGCTGTGCGACGAATTCGGTCTTTCTCGTCCGCCGGTGCGCGAACTCCTGCGCCAGATCGCCGCAGAAGGCTATATCGAACTGGAAGCCAACCGCGCCCCACGGGTCGCGGCCATGAGCCACGAATCGCTGCACAGCTTCTTCCTCGCTGCCCCTCTGGTGTACATCGCGACCACCCAGCTGGCAGCCCTGCACGCCAGCGCAGCGGAAATCGAAAAACTGCGCGCCATCCAGGCGCAGTTCCGCCAGGCCATCGAAGCCAAGGACGTCGAGAACCGCATCATCTACAACGATGAGTTCCATCTGGAAATCGGCAAGATGGCCCATAACGACTATCTGATGCCCAGCCTGCGTCGGCTGCTGATCGATCATGCACGCTTGGGCAAAACCTTCTACCGGCATCCGACCAGCCCCGACATGCAGCAGGACCTGGAGCTGGCCTGTGCCCAGCACGATCAGATGATCGAAGCCATCGAGCGCCGCGATCCGCAAGCGGCAGCGGAAATCGTCCGTGAGCATTTCGAGCTGTCGCGCCGGCGCATGGCCGAATATGCCGCGCCCGTAGGGGTAGAAGTCATGCTGGTGTACTGA
- a CDS encoding dienelactone hydrolase family protein, which produces MNNNVTVRTLTWQIDGQVFEGRLAYPAEPGPARPGLLMAPNWMGVSQGAEAIAREVAGQGYVVLLADLYGQSVRPANGDEAGAAMMPLKDDRALLRQRMQVALTQLLAQSDVGLDPQRIASFGFCFGGCCALELARAGADLKAAVSFHGTLDTPDPADARNIKGSVLVLHGAIDPLVPNEQLPAFEAEMEAAGVDWQLTSYGGAAHSFTDPAANVPGKMMYDAKVSKRAFTSMYNLLGEVFA; this is translated from the coding sequence ATGAACAACAATGTGACCGTTCGTACCCTGACCTGGCAGATCGACGGGCAAGTCTTCGAAGGGCGCCTGGCCTATCCGGCCGAGCCTGGTCCTGCGCGTCCGGGCCTGCTCATGGCGCCGAACTGGATGGGCGTCAGCCAGGGCGCCGAAGCCATCGCTCGTGAAGTGGCGGGGCAGGGGTATGTGGTATTGCTCGCCGACCTGTACGGCCAATCCGTGCGTCCGGCGAACGGTGACGAAGCCGGGGCAGCGATGATGCCGCTGAAGGACGACCGGGCGTTGCTGCGCCAGCGCATGCAGGTGGCCCTGACGCAGCTGCTGGCGCAGAGCGACGTCGGCCTCGACCCGCAGCGTATCGCCAGCTTCGGTTTCTGCTTCGGTGGCTGCTGTGCCTTGGAACTGGCGCGTGCCGGTGCCGACCTGAAGGCCGCGGTGTCCTTCCATGGCACCCTGGATACGCCTGATCCGGCCGATGCCAGGAACATCAAGGGTTCGGTGCTGGTGTTGCATGGCGCCATCGATCCGTTGGTGCCTAACGAGCAGCTGCCAGCGTTCGAGGCAGAGATGGAAGCGGCCGGTGTCGACTGGCAGCTCACCAGCTATGGCGGCGCCGCGCATTCCTTTACCGACCCGGCGGCCAACGTGCCGGGCAAGATGATGTACGACGCCAAGGTCTCCAAGCGGGCGTTCACCAGCATGTACAACCTGCTGGGTGAAGTCTTCGCCTGA
- a CDS encoding pirin family protein: MLTITPRPETVEGHPILRPLPSARCRSVGPFVFFDHMLPHTYAPGSGMDIQQHPHIGLSTLTYLFEGQLQHKDSLGSDQQVSPGEVSWMNAGKGIAHVERTPLALRQSGSRLHGLQVWLASPRDHEQGQSAYSHHPASQLPQTDNLGIRIRLIAGEGFGLRSPVPVLSATLYAELHMATATTLAIPSEHQQRALYLLDGDASLDGEPLQRRTLVVLEPGETPNLCADSDCHAVLLGGAPLDGPRRMRWNFVASDLALIEQAQQRWVDGDWPVVPGENGRIEWPT, encoded by the coding sequence ATGCTGACCATCACCCCACGGCCCGAAACCGTCGAGGGCCATCCGATCCTGCGCCCCCTGCCTTCGGCTCGCTGTCGCAGCGTTGGGCCATTCGTGTTCTTCGATCACATGCTGCCGCATACCTACGCTCCCGGCAGCGGCATGGACATCCAGCAGCATCCGCACATCGGTCTGTCGACCCTCACCTATCTCTTCGAAGGTCAGCTGCAGCACAAAGACAGCCTGGGCAGCGATCAACAGGTCAGCCCCGGCGAGGTCAGCTGGATGAACGCCGGCAAAGGCATTGCGCATGTCGAGAGAACCCCGCTGGCGCTTCGGCAAAGCGGCTCGCGGCTGCATGGCCTGCAAGTGTGGCTGGCGTCGCCGCGGGACCACGAACAGGGCCAGAGCGCCTACAGCCATCATCCGGCATCGCAATTGCCGCAGACTGACAACCTGGGTATTCGCATCCGCCTGATCGCCGGCGAAGGCTTTGGCCTGCGCTCGCCAGTTCCTGTGCTGTCAGCGACGCTGTACGCCGAGTTGCACATGGCGACCGCCACCACGCTGGCGATTCCCAGCGAGCACCAACAGCGCGCGCTGTATCTGCTCGATGGCGATGCCAGCCTGGATGGCGAGCCGCTGCAGCGTCGCACGCTGGTGGTACTGGAGCCGGGCGAAACGCCGAACCTGTGCGCCGACTCAGACTGCCACGCGGTGCTGCTCGGCGGAGCCCCGCTGGATGGTCCACGACGCATGAGATGGAATTTCGTGGCCAGTGACCTGGCGCTGATTGAGCAGGCCCAGCAGCGCTGGGTAGACGGAGACTGGCCTGTGGTGCCAGGAGAGAACGGCAGGATCGAATGGCCGACCTGA
- a CDS encoding glycine betaine ABC transporter substrate-binding protein, with product MKRLFKALCALSVVAMAAAPVHAEEKVINMGTISYEDVTPITGITKKVLEDSGYTVKVTTFSEWGIAYAALSKGDIQILASQIDYVTQDYWNKNKNRLEKISPVSHGLYQGVAVPKYVPVDSLEQLNDSADKFNNRIVGIEPGSGLMNEASAAVKMYGIKLNLIEGSSAAMSAALKSAVDRKEWIAVTVWEPSWMTQKYDVKFLKDPKGIFAPPQSYYWIGRKGFSAENPQARETIAGIYVPLSVITSINGEVKDGKTMDQAVKDWTDNNADLVKRWENMKKY from the coding sequence ATGAAACGTTTGTTTAAGGCGCTTTGTGCATTGTCGGTTGTCGCCATGGCCGCCGCACCAGTTCACGCAGAAGAGAAAGTCATCAACATGGGGACCATTTCCTATGAAGATGTCACCCCCATCACCGGTATCACCAAGAAGGTACTGGAAGACTCCGGCTATACCGTCAAGGTCACCACCTTCTCCGAATGGGGCATCGCCTACGCCGCCTTGAGCAAGGGCGATATCCAGATTCTTGCCTCGCAGATCGACTACGTCACCCAGGACTACTGGAACAAGAACAAGAACCGCCTGGAGAAAATCTCGCCGGTCTCCCATGGCCTCTACCAAGGTGTCGCGGTACCCAAATATGTACCGGTCGACTCGCTGGAGCAGCTCAACGACAGCGCCGACAAATTCAACAATCGCATCGTCGGTATCGAGCCGGGTTCGGGGCTGATGAACGAAGCCAGTGCGGCAGTCAAGATGTACGGCATCAAGCTCAACCTCATCGAAGGCAGCAGCGCGGCCATGAGCGCGGCGCTCAAGTCTGCCGTGGACCGCAAGGAATGGATCGCCGTGACGGTCTGGGAACCGTCCTGGATGACGCAGAAATACGACGTCAAGTTCCTCAAGGACCCCAAGGGTATCTTCGCTCCGCCACAGAGCTACTACTGGATCGGTCGCAAGGGCTTTTCGGCGGAAAACCCGCAAGCGCGCGAGACCATCGCGGGCATCTATGTACCGCTGTCGGTGATCACCTCCATCAATGGCGAAGTGAAAGACGGCAAGACCATGGACCAGGCAGTCAAGGACTGGACCGACAACAATGCCGAC
- the brnQ gene encoding branched-chain amino acid transport system II carrier protein has protein sequence MKVLKGRDILALGFMTFALFVGAGNIIFPPIVGLQAGPNVWAAALGFLVTAVGLPVLTVIALARVGGAMDSLSTPIGRVAGLILATVCYLAVGPFFATPRTATVSFEVGVAPLTGDTPLALFLYSLVYFLIVLVVSLYPGRLLDTVGRFLGPLKIIALGVLGVAAFVMPAGDIGAALPAYSNGAFSKGFTEGYLTMDTLGALVFGIVIVNAIRSRGVESPKLITRYAVIAGVIAGVGLALVYISLFRLGSGSHAIAAGASNGAAVLHAYVQYSFGTLGSGFLAALIALACLVTAVGLTCACAEYFSRLLPLSYRTLVIGLAGFSLLVSNLGLTRLIEVSVPVLTGIYPPCIVLVALSFCHGLWRHPSRVVAPVMLVSLLFGAVDAIKTAGLTEYLPQALANLPLSAQGLAWLVPSVITLAFMVAVDRWLGAPRESLA, from the coding sequence ATGAAAGTATTGAAAGGCCGGGACATCCTGGCACTGGGCTTCATGACGTTCGCCCTGTTCGTAGGGGCGGGCAACATTATTTTTCCGCCCATCGTCGGCCTGCAGGCCGGTCCTAACGTGTGGGCCGCGGCCTTGGGTTTCCTGGTCACCGCCGTGGGCCTTCCGGTCCTGACCGTCATCGCCCTGGCGCGTGTCGGTGGCGCCATGGACAGCCTCAGCACCCCAATCGGCCGCGTCGCTGGCCTGATCCTCGCCACCGTCTGTTACCTGGCCGTGGGGCCGTTCTTCGCCACCCCGCGCACCGCCACGGTGTCCTTTGAAGTGGGCGTCGCCCCGCTGACCGGTGATACGCCCCTGGCGCTGTTTCTCTACAGCCTGGTGTACTTCCTGATCGTGCTGGTGGTGTCGTTGTATCCCGGCCGCCTGCTGGACACCGTTGGTCGTTTCCTGGGCCCGTTGAAGATCATTGCCCTGGGCGTGCTGGGCGTGGCGGCCTTCGTGATGCCCGCCGGTGATATTGGTGCGGCGCTGCCGGCCTACAGCAATGGAGCATTTTCCAAGGGTTTCACCGAAGGCTATCTGACCATGGATACCCTGGGTGCGCTGGTGTTCGGCATCGTGATCGTCAACGCCATCCGTTCGCGGGGCGTGGAGTCGCCAAAGCTGATTACCCGTTATGCCGTGATCGCTGGCGTGATCGCCGGAGTAGGGCTTGCTCTGGTGTACATCAGCCTGTTCCGTCTGGGGTCGGGCAGCCACGCGATTGCCGCAGGTGCCAGTAACGGTGCGGCGGTGCTGCATGCCTATGTGCAATACAGTTTCGGCACGCTGGGCAGTGGCTTCCTGGCCGCGCTGATCGCCCTGGCCTGTCTGGTGACAGCCGTCGGTCTGACCTGTGCTTGCGCCGAGTATTTCAGCCGCCTGCTGCCACTTTCGTATCGTACGCTGGTGATAGGCTTGGCCGGGTTCTCGCTGCTGGTTTCCAACCTCGGCCTGACCCGCCTGATCGAAGTGTCGGTACCCGTGCTGACCGGCATCTACCCGCCTTGCATCGTGCTGGTCGCCCTGAGCTTCTGCCATGGCCTGTGGCGCCACCCAAGCCGTGTCGTTGCGCCGGTGATGCTGGTGTCGCTGTTGTTCGGTGCAGTGGATGCCATCAAGACGGCAGGCCTGACCGAGTATCTGCCGCAGGCGCTGGCAAACCTGCCGCTGAGTGCGCAAGGTCTGGCCTGGCTGGTGCCTTCGGTTATCACGCTCGCCTTCATGGTGGCCGTGGATCGCTGGCTGGGCGCGCCGCGCGAGTCGCTGGCCTAA